The following are from one region of the Noviherbaspirillum sedimenti genome:
- a CDS encoding alpha/beta hydrolase: MEHSLNQLVTHPALPLAYRLRSPAGTAQAGTAPADTAHAGTAAAGTTENAGGAVPCLILLHGVGANEANLIDLAQRQDPRLLVILARGPLAFGPAQFGWFNVNFASGGPVINAQQAEQSRAALLQFIEGLPGAYGVDPQRIWIAGFSQGGILSASVALTRPDRVAGFGILSGRILPEIAPITAPNEQTRKLAGFVSHGVADGKLTVEFARSAERLLKEKEVQLRYREYDAVHELNAAMQNDFGAWLTQQLDASQR; encoded by the coding sequence ATGGAACATAGCCTGAACCAACTCGTCACCCATCCCGCCCTGCCGCTGGCGTATCGCCTGCGCAGTCCAGCTGGTACTGCGCAGGCTGGTACCGCACCGGCTGATACCGCGCATGCTGGTACCGCGGCGGCCGGCACAACGGAAAACGCCGGCGGCGCCGTCCCCTGCCTGATCCTGCTGCATGGCGTCGGCGCCAACGAAGCCAACCTGATCGACCTGGCGCAGCGTCAGGACCCGCGCCTGCTGGTGATCCTGGCGCGCGGCCCGCTCGCTTTCGGCCCGGCGCAGTTCGGCTGGTTCAACGTCAACTTCGCCTCGGGCGGCCCGGTGATCAATGCGCAGCAGGCGGAGCAGTCGCGTGCCGCACTGCTGCAATTCATCGAAGGCTTGCCGGGCGCTTATGGCGTCGATCCGCAGCGGATCTGGATCGCCGGCTTCAGCCAGGGCGGCATCCTCAGCGCCAGTGTGGCGCTGACGCGCCCGGACCGCGTTGCCGGCTTCGGCATCCTGAGCGGACGCATCCTGCCGGAGATCGCCCCGATCACGGCGCCGAACGAACAGACGCGCAAGCTGGCCGGCTTTGTTTCCCATGGCGTCGCCGACGGCAAGCTGACCGTCGAATTCGCCCGCAGCGCCGAGCGCCTGCTGAAGGAAAAAGAAGTGCAACTCCGCTACCGCGAATACGATGCCGTGCATGAATTGAACGCGGCAATGCAGAATGATTTCGGCGCATGGCTGACGCAGCAGCTCGATGCCAGCCAGCGCTGA
- a CDS encoding NAD(P)H-dependent flavin oxidoreductase: MSEIRSRSAAFCQRFRLDLPILLAPMAGACPPALSIAVAQAGGAGACGALLMQPAEIAAWADAMRAQTDRPFQINLWIPDPPPKRDAAQEAHVREFLGKWGPPVPLTAADAVPQDFAAQCDALLAARPAIVSSIMGLYAPAFVERLKAAGIAWFATATTVAEARAAESAGADAVIAQGMEAGGHRGCFEAARAEATQSGLFSLLPAVVDAVRVPVIATGGIADARGIAAALTLGASAVQIGTGFLRCPEAGIHPAWAQALAAALPEKTVLTRAFSGRAGRSLATDYAIAAAAPGAPAPAPYPVQRGLTATMRKHAQETGDLQRMQAWAGQSAALARAVPAADLARALWEGAQRLLP, encoded by the coding sequence ATGAGCGAAATCCGTTCGCGCAGCGCGGCTTTTTGCCAGCGCTTTCGCCTTGATTTACCGATCCTGCTGGCGCCGATGGCGGGCGCCTGCCCGCCGGCCTTGTCGATCGCCGTGGCACAGGCCGGTGGCGCCGGCGCTTGCGGCGCGCTGCTGATGCAGCCGGCCGAAATCGCTGCCTGGGCGGACGCCATGCGCGCGCAAACCGACCGCCCGTTCCAGATTAACCTGTGGATTCCCGATCCGCCGCCGAAGCGCGATGCCGCGCAGGAAGCGCATGTGCGCGAATTCCTCGGCAAATGGGGCCCGCCGGTACCACTGACGGCGGCCGATGCCGTCCCCCAGGATTTCGCCGCCCAGTGCGACGCGTTGCTGGCGGCGCGGCCGGCGATCGTATCCTCGATCATGGGCCTGTATGCGCCGGCATTCGTCGAGCGCTTGAAAGCCGCAGGCATTGCCTGGTTCGCCACTGCGACCACGGTGGCCGAAGCCAGGGCGGCGGAAAGCGCCGGCGCCGACGCGGTCATCGCCCAGGGCATGGAAGCGGGGGGCCATCGCGGCTGCTTCGAGGCGGCGCGCGCGGAGGCAACCCAGTCAGGCTTGTTTTCGCTGTTGCCGGCAGTGGTCGATGCGGTGCGGGTGCCGGTGATTGCCACCGGCGGTATTGCCGATGCGCGCGGCATCGCCGCGGCGCTCACCCTGGGCGCGTCGGCGGTGCAGATCGGCACCGGCTTTTTGCGTTGCCCGGAAGCCGGTATCCATCCGGCCTGGGCACAGGCGCTGGCCGCCGCCCTGCCGGAAAAAACCGTCCTGACGCGCGCCTTCAGCGGCCGCGCCGGGCGCAGCCTTGCCACCGACTATGCGATTGCCGCCGCTGCGCCGGGCGCGCCGGCGCCGGCGCCATATCCGGTGCAGCGCGGCCTGACCGCGACCATGCGCAAGCATGCGCAGGAAACCGGCGACTTGCAGCGGATGCAGGCCTGGGCAGGACAATCCGCCGCGCTGGCGCGCGCCGTACCGGCCGCCGACCTGGCGCGCGCGCTGTGGGAAGGGGCGCAGCGCCTGCTGCCATAG
- a CDS encoding HupE/UreJ family protein, producing MRIHYFKAAVAAAATFFSGAALAHPGYAHGVLAGVLHPLLGLDHLLAMLAVGIWAARLGGRARWLMPASFLVCMALAAGIGMAGIAMPLAEGGIAASVLLAGLLIASPVIMAPALGGLLVALFALAHGYAHGMEMPALASPWLYGAGFILATATLHAAGLFVGGRLQQQKWGWTAAGSAIAACGGWMLSAVA from the coding sequence ATGCGTATTCACTATTTCAAGGCCGCAGTCGCAGCGGCCGCCACTTTCTTTAGCGGTGCTGCGCTGGCCCATCCCGGCTACGCCCATGGTGTCCTTGCCGGCGTGCTGCATCCGTTGCTGGGACTCGATCACCTGCTGGCGATGCTGGCGGTCGGTATCTGGGCTGCCCGCCTGGGCGGGCGTGCCCGATGGCTGATGCCGGCGAGCTTTCTGGTGTGCATGGCGCTGGCCGCCGGCATCGGGATGGCCGGCATCGCCATGCCGCTGGCCGAAGGCGGGATCGCCGCTTCGGTGCTGCTGGCTGGATTGCTGATTGCCTCTCCAGTGATAATGGCGCCGGCTTTGGGTGGGCTGCTGGTGGCGCTGTTCGCGCTGGCGCATGGTTACGCGCATGGTATGGAAATGCCGGCACTGGCGTCGCCCTGGCTGTACGGCGCCGGCTTTATCCTGGCGACGGCAACGCTGCATGCGGCCGGTTTGTTCGTTGGCGGCAGGTTACAGCAGCAAAAATGGGGATGGACGGCGGCCGGTTCCGCGATCGCCGCCTGCGGCGGCTGGATGCTGTCGGCGGTGGCATAG
- the urtA gene encoding urea ABC transporter substrate-binding protein, with amino-acid sequence MSRRNLLKATAIGALTLAYADWMPQALAADTIKVGILHSLSGTMAISETSLKDVALMTIEEINAKGGVMGKKLEPVIVDPASNWPLFAEKARQLISQDKVAVVFGCWTSVSRKSVLPVFKELNSLLFYPVQYEGEELEKNVFYTGAAPNQQAIPATEYLMSKEGGGAKRFVLLGTDYVYPRTTNKILRAFLKSKGVADKDIDEVYTPFGHSDYQTIVANIKKFSAGGKTAVISTINGDSNVPFYKELGNAGLKATDVPVVAFSVGEEELRGVDTKPLLGHLAAWNYFQSVKNPANAAFIKQWKAYAAAKKLPNASTVVTNDPMEATYVGIHMWKQAVEKAKSTDTDKVIAAMGGQTVKSPSGFMLTMDPTNHHLHKPVMIGEIKGDGQFNVVWKTKGPLRAQPWSPYIAGNEGKQKM; translated from the coding sequence ATGTCCCGTCGCAACCTCTTGAAGGCGACCGCTATCGGCGCTTTGACCCTCGCTTATGCCGACTGGATGCCCCAGGCTCTCGCCGCCGATACTATCAAGGTCGGTATCCTCCACTCGCTGTCGGGAACGATGGCGATTTCCGAAACCTCGCTCAAAGACGTGGCCTTGATGACGATCGAGGAGATCAATGCCAAGGGCGGCGTGATGGGCAAGAAGCTGGAACCGGTGATTGTCGATCCCGCCTCCAACTGGCCGCTGTTCGCCGAAAAGGCGCGTCAGCTGATTTCGCAGGACAAGGTGGCGGTCGTGTTCGGTTGCTGGACCTCGGTATCACGCAAATCGGTGCTGCCAGTTTTCAAGGAATTGAACAGCCTCTTGTTTTACCCGGTGCAGTATGAAGGCGAAGAACTGGAGAAAAACGTCTTCTATACGGGTGCCGCACCCAACCAGCAGGCGATTCCCGCCACCGAATACCTGATGTCCAAGGAAGGCGGCGGTGCCAAGCGCTTCGTGTTGCTCGGCACCGACTATGTTTACCCGCGCACCACCAACAAGATCCTGCGCGCCTTCCTGAAATCCAAGGGCGTGGCCGACAAGGATATCGATGAAGTCTACACGCCGTTCGGCCACTCCGACTACCAGACCATCGTCGCCAACATCAAGAAATTTTCTGCCGGCGGCAAGACTGCAGTAATCTCGACCATCAACGGCGACTCCAACGTGCCGTTCTACAAGGAACTTGGCAATGCCGGCCTGAAGGCCACCGACGTGCCAGTAGTCGCTTTCTCGGTGGGCGAAGAGGAATTGCGCGGCGTCGATACCAAGCCGCTGCTCGGCCACCTGGCTGCCTGGAACTACTTCCAGTCCGTGAAGAATCCGGCCAACGCTGCCTTCATCAAGCAGTGGAAAGCCTATGCCGCCGCCAAGAAGCTGCCGAACGCCTCCACCGTGGTCACCAACGACCCGATGGAAGCCACCTATGTCGGCATCCACATGTGGAAGCAGGCCGTGGAAAAGGCCAAGTCGACCGATACCGACAAGGTGATCGCAGCGATGGGCGGCCAGACCGTCAAGTCGCCCTCCGGCTTCATGCTGACCATGGACCCGACCAACCACCACCTGCACAAGCCGGTGATGATCGGCGAAATCAAGGGTGACGGCCAGTTCAACGTGGTCTGGAAAACCAAGGGCCCGCTGCGTGCGCAACCCTGGAGCCCGTACATTGCAGGTAACGAAGGCAAGCAGAAAATGTAA
- the urtB gene encoding urea ABC transporter permease subunit UrtB, with the protein MKKLLVLIWLLAHSLGAMAAIDAALLAPLAGDDPDARIEAVNRIAALASDDAVKLLHALQNDALYAAPDGKVYIVEDDQAFDPASGQKVAMPDGIDGISVNNRLRGAVEDALSGLKLLSENRTERLAAASELQKSASAAQAPLINKALEKETDPEIKAMLQLVAATANLVSPDAALRLAAVKALATSSNASLKPVLLGMLEKNPDGSYAEPEETVRVEVVRTLSDLNARLARTEFVGNLFYGVSLGSVLLLAALGLAITFGLMGIINMAHGELLMIGAYTTYLCQLVFRNYFPLALDAYLLAALPAAFIVTATVGIVLERTVIRWLYGRPLETLLATWGISLMLMQLVRTIFGAQNVEVANPSWMSGGVTVMGSLVLSYNRIVIIFFALFVVAAVWAILNKTRLGLFVRAVTQNRRMADCVGVSTGRVDMMTFGLGSGIAGLGGVALSQLGNVGPDLGQGYIIDSFMVVVLGGVGQLAGTVIAAFGLGELNKFLEPSVGAVIAKITILVFIIIFIQKRPQGLFALKGRSVE; encoded by the coding sequence ATGAAAAAATTACTGGTGTTGATTTGGCTTCTGGCGCATTCGCTCGGCGCCATGGCCGCCATCGACGCGGCATTGCTGGCGCCGCTGGCCGGCGATGATCCCGATGCGCGCATCGAAGCAGTCAACAGGATTGCCGCGCTGGCCAGCGACGACGCCGTCAAGCTCCTGCATGCATTGCAGAACGATGCGCTCTACGCGGCGCCGGATGGCAAGGTCTACATCGTTGAAGACGACCAGGCATTCGACCCGGCCAGCGGCCAGAAGGTCGCCATGCCGGATGGGATCGATGGCATCAGCGTCAATAACCGCTTGCGCGGCGCGGTGGAAGACGCGCTGTCCGGATTAAAACTCTTGTCCGAAAACCGCACCGAGCGCCTCGCCGCCGCCAGCGAACTGCAAAAAAGCGCCAGCGCCGCCCAGGCGCCGCTGATCAACAAGGCGCTGGAAAAAGAAACCGACCCGGAAATCAAGGCCATGCTGCAACTGGTCGCAGCCACGGCCAACCTCGTCTCGCCGGATGCGGCACTGCGCCTGGCCGCGGTAAAAGCCTTGGCCACCAGCAGCAATGCCAGCCTCAAGCCGGTGCTGCTGGGGATGCTCGAAAAAAACCCGGACGGCTCGTATGCCGAGCCGGAAGAAACGGTCCGCGTCGAAGTCGTGCGTACCCTGAGCGACCTGAATGCGCGTCTGGCGCGCACCGAATTCGTCGGCAACCTGTTTTATGGCGTGTCGCTGGGCAGCGTACTGCTGCTGGCCGCACTCGGCCTGGCCATCACCTTCGGCCTGATGGGCATCATCAACATGGCGCATGGCGAACTGTTGATGATCGGCGCCTACACCACCTACCTGTGCCAGCTGGTGTTCCGCAATTACTTCCCGCTGGCGCTGGACGCCTACCTGTTGGCCGCGCTGCCGGCTGCCTTCATCGTCACCGCGACAGTCGGCATCGTGCTGGAACGCACCGTGATCCGCTGGCTGTATGGCCGCCCGCTGGAAACGCTGCTGGCCACCTGGGGCATCAGCCTGATGCTGATGCAACTGGTACGCACCATCTTCGGCGCGCAAAACGTCGAAGTCGCCAACCCCTCGTGGATGTCCGGCGGCGTCACCGTCATGGGCTCGCTGGTGCTCTCGTATAACCGCATCGTGATCATTTTCTTTGCGCTGTTCGTGGTGGCTGCCGTCTGGGCCATCCTCAACAAGACGCGCCTGGGCCTGTTCGTGCGCGCGGTCACGCAAAACCGCCGCATGGCCGATTGCGTGGGCGTCTCCACCGGCCGCGTCGACATGATGACTTTCGGCCTCGGCTCCGGCATCGCCGGACTCGGCGGCGTCGCGCTGTCGCAGCTGGGCAATGTCGGCCCCGACCTCGGCCAGGGCTACATCATCGATTCCTTCATGGTGGTGGTGCTGGGCGGCGTCGGCCAGCTGGCCGGCACCGTGATCGCCGCCTTCGGCCTGGGCGAACTCAACAAATTCCTCGAACCCTCGGTGGGCGCCGTGATCGCCAAGATCACCATCCTGGTCTTCATCATCATCTTCATCCAGAAACGCCCGCAAGGCTTGTTTGCCCTGAAAGGCAGGAGCGTGGAATGA
- the urtC gene encoding urea ABC transporter permease subunit UrtC: MSSSLFSRPAWIGIVVCTLLLALLPVLNLAFAPGHSLHVSTYTVALVGKFMCYAMAALALDLVWGYTGILSLGHGLFFALGGYAHGMYLMRAIGRDGVYQSHLPDFMVFLDWKEYPWYWAFTDNFWYCMALVVLVPGVLAFVFGYFAFRSRIKGVYFSIITQAMTFAFMLLFFRNDTGFGGNNGFTDFKRILGFTIPDAATKATLYLVTLLLLLGSLLLCRWIVSSKLGRVLQAVRDSESRLMFIGYNPLWFKLFVWTLSAVLCGIAGALYVPQVGIINPSEMSPANSIEMVIWAAVGGRGSLLGPIIGAFSVNGLKSWFTAAFPDLWLFALGLLFILVTLFMPQGILGLVKKLRKDREAA, encoded by the coding sequence ATGAGCTCATCCCTGTTTTCCCGTCCCGCCTGGATCGGCATCGTCGTCTGCACCCTGCTGCTGGCACTGTTGCCGGTACTGAACCTGGCGTTTGCCCCCGGCCACTCCTTGCATGTCTCCACCTACACGGTGGCGCTGGTCGGCAAGTTCATGTGCTACGCGATGGCGGCGCTGGCGCTCGACCTGGTGTGGGGCTATACCGGCATCCTCTCGCTCGGCCACGGCCTGTTCTTCGCGCTGGGCGGCTACGCCCACGGCATGTACCTGATGCGCGCCATCGGCCGCGACGGCGTCTATCAAAGCCACCTGCCGGACTTCATGGTGTTCCTCGACTGGAAAGAATATCCCTGGTACTGGGCCTTCACCGACAATTTCTGGTACTGCATGGCGCTGGTGGTACTGGTGCCGGGCGTGCTGGCCTTCGTGTTCGGCTACTTTGCGTTCCGCTCGCGCATCAAGGGCGTGTACTTCTCGATCATCACGCAGGCGATGACGTTTGCCTTCATGCTGCTGTTCTTCCGCAATGATACCGGCTTTGGCGGCAATAACGGCTTCACCGATTTCAAGCGCATTCTCGGCTTCACCATTCCCGATGCCGCCACCAAGGCCACGCTGTATCTGGTCACGCTGCTGTTGCTGCTGGGTTCACTGCTGCTCTGTCGCTGGATCGTCAGCTCCAAGCTGGGCCGTGTGCTGCAGGCAGTGCGCGACTCGGAATCGCGGCTGATGTTCATCGGCTACAACCCGCTGTGGTTCAAGCTGTTCGTCTGGACCCTGTCGGCGGTGCTGTGCGGGATTGCCGGCGCCCTGTATGTGCCGCAGGTCGGCATCATCAATCCGTCGGAAATGTCGCCTGCCAATTCGATCGAGATGGTGATCTGGGCCGCGGTCGGCGGCCGCGGTTCATTGCTGGGCCCGATCATCGGCGCCTTCTCGGTGAATGGCCTCAAGAGCTGGTTTACCGCTGCATTCCCCGACCTGTGGCTGTTTGCGCTGGGCCTGCTGTTCATTCTGGTCACCCTGTTCATGCCGCAGGGGATACTGGGGCTGGTGAAGAAACTGAGAAAAGACAGGGAGGCAGCATGA
- the urtD gene encoding urea ABC transporter ATP-binding protein UrtD: protein MNAAIKGEGVDTTHGAILYLEDITVSFDGFKAINQLNLDISVGELRCIIGPNGAGKTTMMDVITGKTRPVSGTAFFGQTMDLTSMAEYEIAHAGIGRKFQRPTVFEQHTVFENLELAMKMNKRVAPTLFFRVSSEQKGKIEEILKLIRLHGEETRLAGLLSHGQKQWLEIGMLLMQEPQLLLLDEPVAGMSDAETVRTAELLNELRGKHSIVVVEHDMAFVTEIAQGGKVTVLHEGSVLAEGTMQQVQADERVIEVYLGR, encoded by the coding sequence ATGAATGCTGCAATCAAGGGCGAAGGCGTCGATACCACCCATGGCGCGATCCTGTACCTGGAAGACATTACGGTGTCGTTCGACGGCTTCAAGGCAATCAACCAGCTCAACCTCGATATTTCCGTCGGCGAACTGCGCTGCATCATCGGTCCCAACGGCGCCGGCAAGACCACGATGATGGATGTCATCACCGGCAAGACGCGCCCGGTCTCCGGCACCGCCTTCTTCGGCCAGACCATGGACCTGACCAGCATGGCCGAATATGAAATCGCCCACGCCGGCATCGGCCGCAAGTTCCAGCGACCGACCGTGTTCGAACAGCACACGGTATTCGAAAACCTCGAACTGGCAATGAAGATGAACAAGCGCGTCGCGCCGACGCTGTTCTTTCGCGTGAGCTCGGAACAGAAAGGCAAGATCGAGGAAATTCTCAAGCTCATCCGCCTGCACGGCGAGGAAACCCGCCTGGCCGGTCTGCTGTCGCACGGCCAGAAGCAATGGCTGGAAATCGGCATGCTCTTGATGCAGGAGCCGCAATTGCTGCTGCTGGACGAGCCTGTCGCCGGCATGTCGGACGCCGAAACGGTGCGCACCGCCGAACTGCTCAATGAATTGCGCGGCAAGCATTCGATCGTCGTGGTCGAGCATGACATGGCCTTCGTCACCGAAATCGCGCAGGGCGGCAAGGTGACTGTGCTGCATGAAGGTTCCGTGCTGGCCGAAGGGACAATGCAGCAGGTGCAGGCCGACGAGCGGGTCATTGAAGTGTATCTGGGAAGGTGA
- the urtE gene encoding urea ABC transporter ATP-binding subunit UrtE, with translation MLSVKQLNQYYGAAHTLRGVSLSLEKGQCLALLGRNGVGKTTLLKCLMGVLPVAGGEVYFDDVDITRMKPHERARAGIAYVPQGREIFARLTVEENLRMGMAVKPGRHASAIRQDVFALFPVLKDMLHRRGGDLSGGQQQQLAIARALLADPKLIFFDEPTEGIQPSIIKDIERVIRLLRERGDMAILLCEQYFDFAHALADKFIVLSRGEVVAAGAHAQMAGDDVKRHLAV, from the coding sequence ATGCTTAGCGTAAAGCAGCTCAACCAGTATTACGGCGCGGCGCACACCCTGCGCGGCGTCTCGCTGTCGCTGGAAAAAGGCCAATGCCTGGCGCTGCTCGGCCGCAATGGCGTCGGCAAGACCACCCTGCTGAAATGCCTGATGGGTGTGCTGCCGGTGGCCGGTGGCGAGGTGTACTTCGACGACGTCGACATCACCCGGATGAAACCGCACGAACGCGCCCGCGCCGGTATCGCCTATGTGCCGCAGGGCCGCGAAATCTTCGCCCGCCTGACGGTGGAGGAAAACCTGCGCATGGGCATGGCGGTCAAGCCCGGCCGCCATGCATCGGCGATCCGCCAGGATGTTTTCGCGCTATTCCCGGTACTCAAGGACATGCTGCACCGGCGCGGCGGCGACCTCTCCGGCGGCCAGCAGCAACAACTGGCAATCGCACGCGCGTTGCTCGCCGATCCGAAACTGATCTTTTTCGACGAACCCACCGAAGGCATCCAGCCGTCGATCATCAAGGATATCGAGCGCGTGATCCGTCTCTTGCGCGAGCGCGGCGACATGGCGATCCTGCTATGCGAACAGTATTTCGATTTTGCCCATGCGCTGGCCGACAAGTTCATCGTGCTGTCGCGCGGCGAAGTGGTCGCCGCCGGCGCCCATGCGCAAATGGCTGGCGACGATGTGAAGCGGCATTTGGCGGTATAG
- a CDS encoding urease accessory protein UreD yields MPPAIPDVTRPVPARAHWQARLSLGFADDQGTTRLVECTHLGPLRVQKPLYPEGPGVCHAIVVHPPGGVVGGDQLAIAANLQDAARALVTTPGAAKWYRANGHGSRQDVRLTAGARTTLEWLPQETIFFNGADVQLGQEVVLAQDASYIGWDILCFGRTRSGESFDAGRIGQRTSVRRGGKLVWFEQGTIDGGGSAMHSPLSLAGHTVCATLIAVGKAMPAPLIQALREQAACIANGDGRTGQTGLSQMKQVCVLRYLGNSSETARQVMIGAWQLLRPALLARDAIVPRIWQT; encoded by the coding sequence ATGCCACCGGCCATACCCGACGTGACCAGGCCGGTTCCTGCCAGAGCCCATTGGCAGGCACGACTGTCGCTCGGCTTTGCCGACGACCAGGGCACCACGCGGCTGGTCGAGTGCACCCACCTCGGACCGCTGCGCGTGCAAAAGCCGCTGTATCCGGAAGGCCCCGGCGTCTGCCATGCCATCGTCGTGCATCCGCCGGGCGGCGTGGTCGGCGGCGACCAGCTGGCAATCGCGGCCAACCTGCAGGACGCGGCCCGTGCGCTGGTGACGACCCCCGGCGCGGCTAAATGGTACCGCGCCAACGGCCATGGTTCGCGCCAGGATGTGCGGCTGACAGCCGGCGCCAGAACGACGCTGGAATGGCTGCCGCAGGAAACGATTTTTTTCAATGGCGCCGACGTGCAACTCGGCCAGGAAGTCGTGCTGGCACAGGATGCCAGCTACATCGGCTGGGATATCCTGTGCTTCGGCCGCACCCGCTCGGGCGAATCGTTCGATGCCGGCCGGATTGGGCAACGCACCAGCGTCCGCCGCGGCGGCAAGCTGGTCTGGTTTGAGCAGGGCACCATCGACGGCGGCGGCAGCGCGATGCATAGCCCCTTATCACTGGCAGGACATACGGTCTGCGCCACGCTGATAGCGGTCGGCAAGGCGATGCCGGCACCGCTCATCCAGGCGCTGCGGGAACAGGCGGCCTGCATCGCCAATGGCGACGGCCGGACCGGCCAGACTGGTCTTAGCCAGATGAAACAGGTGTGCGTGCTGCGTTACCTGGGCAACTCCAGCGAAACCGCCCGACAAGTGATGATCGGCGCCTGGCAGTTGCTGCGTCCAGCCCTGCTGGCGCGCGACGCGATCGTGCCGCGGATCTGGCAAACCTGA